In Spinacia oleracea cultivar Varoflay chromosome 5, BTI_SOV_V1, whole genome shotgun sequence, a single window of DNA contains:
- the LOC110780279 gene encoding DNA topoisomerase 2 — protein MIPMIPWFKGFEGKVELSPTDLSDNTQYLISGVIAKFDCKSRRVTITELPIGLWTHEYKSWLDEQQWIQSVKDLSESSGKIHLEVTLSNDAWLADEGYLMKKLELIRTFSLSDMHASNPCGNVVKYENPLEIIMDFASFRLAYYIKRKADLLADINSKLMSNMSDIENFIGITSRSSKGIKHWMSKLKESPETAKLSNLSDLLYDKLKMINKDDFVKRATENDVVTLLGRAVTLRQSPRIRGQNNLSEDDYLALETVCNALKKVSAAISKIRELCTRRNDLKRRLSQLQKEDGLSLWLKDLDQLELCFKVQCEEEVECQSSKREAMAQRIRGLKRKAGFNR, from the exons ATGATTCCTATGATACCATGGTTCAAGGGTTTCGAAGGCAAAGTTGAGTTGTCTCCAACAGATTTGTCAGATAATACACAGTATCTAATCAGCGGAGTTATTGCCAAGTTTGATTGCAAATCAAGGAGAGTTACAATCACTGAATTGCCTATTGGGTTATGGACTCATGAATATAAATCTTGGTTGGATGAGCAACAATGGATTCAG TCTGTAAAGGACCTTAGTGAGTCTAGTGGAAAAATACATCTAGAAGTTACCTTGTCGAATGATGCCTGGCTAGCTGACGAGGGATACCTGATGAAGAAGTTGGAGCTTATCAGGACATTCAGTCTCAGTGATATGCATGCTAGTAATCCATGTGGGAATGTTGTGAAATATGAAAACCCGCTGGAAA TTATAATGGATTTCGCTTCCTTTAGGTTGGCATACTACATAAAAAGGAAG GCGGACTTGTTGGCTGATATTAACTCAAAGCTGATGTCAAACATGTCTGATATCGAGAATTTCATTGGAATCACTAGTCGTTCTTCTAAGGGAATCAAGCATTGGATGTCCAAGTTGAAAGAGTCTCCAGAAACAGCAAAGTTGTCAAATCTGTCAGATTTGCTTTATGATAAATTAAAAATGATTAACAAAGATGATTTCGTAAAAAGAGCAACGGAGAATGACGTGGTCACATTACTTGGGAGAGCTGTTACTCTCAGACAGTCACCGCGAATTCGTGGGCAAAATAACTTGTCTGAGGATGATTACTTAGCTTTGGAAACTGTGTGCAATGCTCTTAAGAAAGTTAGTGCTGCTATATCTAAAATTAGGGAATTGTGTACCAGAAGGAATGATCTTAAGCGGAGGCTTAGTCAGCTTCAAAAGGAAGATGGCCTTTCTTTGTGGCTCAAAGATCTTGATCAGCTTGAGCTGTGCTTTAAG GTGCAATGTGAGGAAGAGGTGGAATGCCAAAGCAGTAAAAGAGAAGCCATGGCTCAAAGGATAAGAG GTCTGAAAAGGAAGGCTGGATTCAACCGTTAA